In Candidatus Margulisiibacteriota bacterium, the genomic window TGAAAAGCATCAAAAATCTTTTCCGTCACATAACCCGGACTTTGAGAATTTTCCGGACAGATATTAAATTTATATTGCCGCAAATAAACGTCTTTATTGTCCGAAAATTGCGTTTTTAAGGAAGCATCGTTATGCAAAAGAAACCCCGGACAATCAACCTGTCCGATTTGGGAAATTTTATTGTACATCTCCGTCCGTAAATTATTTGAATTACCAGGGACAAGATAACTCGAATCCTCCCCATATTCTCTAACATATTCAGTAGTATCATGTCTGGCAATCAAGGCACAAAACTTTTCTTTTTTCTCTGTTGCGGCAAATTCAGTTAATTTATGCTGGATAACATCTTTCGAATCATATGGTCTAAAATAATACAACAACCAAAGCGGTAATCTTAAATAATTTTCCGCCTTGCCAAAATCAAAGCCCAAAGAAAGCGCAGTATGCTGGAGACAATGGTCGCTATACTGTTTGCGTGGCCCGGCAATCGAACTAACGCTTACATTCTCCCCTGTAAAGAAAATCTTATGTTTAGCTTTGGAGTTTATCAAGTCTTCCTTATTACCAAAAACAGAAAAAAATTCAATATCCGGCACAACATCTTTGCCGTTTAAAACTTCCATCTCCACAAAAATATTTTTTGCTTTAAATATTTTTAATAAAGGAAGCACAAAAAAAGAATAATAGGCTTTTCCGGTGTAGTCATAAGAATTAGTAAATTTTATGTAAACCATCAAACAATAATATCAAACGCTAAAGCCAAATGCTATACTTTAGTAAAATGAAAGTTTTGTATGACCATCAGATATTCATGCTACAGCGTTTCGGCGGAATATCTCGCTATTTTTATGAATTAATGCGCCATAGCGCGCAATTATTTGATTACCTGGTGTCTGGGGCATTTGCTCTTTCCCACAATGAATATATAGATGCTTTACAACTTCCCAGAGAATTTCCTCTGAATATGCAGTTGACCGATGCGCAGAAATTAATTTTAAATTATGCCGATGCTCTAATAAAAACCAAAGAATGTGATGTAATACATCCGACTTATTACGACCCATATATTCTGAGAAACAAAAATAAGCCACTTGTAATTACTGTCCATGATATGATTCATGAGTTATTTCCAGAATACTTTACTGAGGATAAGACTACTGTCCCACAAAAAAAGCAAATGATACATGCGGCAGACCATATCATTGCTATTTCTCAAAATACCAAAAGCGACATCTTAAAACTGTACCCGGAGATATCCGAAAATAAAATCTCTGTGGTTTATCATGGCGCACCAACAAACACTATTGATAATAAAGAAAAACCTTGCGGCAATTACATTTTGTTTACAGGACAACGCTGGATTTACAAAAATTTTTATAATTTTATTTCTGCCGTAGCGCCGCTTTTAATTAAGTATGATTTGCGTCTTATTTGCACAGGCACAGCATTTAATCAAAACGAACAGGAATTACTAAAAAATCTTGATATTCACGACCGCACAACTTGTCTGTTTGCAGATGATAAGACTTTGACGGAATTATACTCCGCCGCTACAGCTTTTGTTTTTCCGTCTATTTATGAAGGCTTTGGGTTGCCTATTCTTGAAGCATTTTCTGCGGGGGGGGGGGGGGGTGCCCAGTCCTAGCGTCAAACACCAGCTCTTTCCCGGAAATCGGCGGAGACGCTGTTGTTTATTTTGACCCGCATAGCATTCAAGATATGCGTTCCAGCATCGAACGCGTAATTAGTTCTCCTGATTTACAAAAACAATTATGTCAACTTGGAAGAACACAATTACAAAAGTTTTCCTGGCGGAAATGCGCTAAAGAGACAGCGGACGTGTATAAAAAATTAGTATAATTCCAGGAAACTGCCTCAGCTAATTCAGCGACTCGTCCTCGCGGATAATTCTCGCGCGCAAAAAATTGCCGAATTCAATTATGCGCAATTCAAAAAAAATTATTCACTGGTGAAATTTCTAGCAAAAGTTATATAATAACAAAAACAAAAAGGAAAGCTCCTGGAGGCAGAAAAACTATTGCGCGGTAGTAGCAAATATGCTATTATTTAAGCATAAAGCTATGGTTGTAGGTCGCTTTTTGGCGGCAGCGCTTCGGTGTGGGATCCTCCAACCATAGTTACTTTTTAAAATTTTCTTTTAACCAGACATAATTCTTTTCAGTAGTTATTTCTATTTGTGTCAGCTTCTCTTTTGGCAAAATTTTCAACCCATATCCCCAGTAAGTTTTTTTGTGTGAATATAATTTAGGCTTAATGTTTAGCAAATAATCCTTCTTTTGCTCTTTCTGGTTGATAGTTTCCAAAGCATTATAAGTAGCCCCAGCCACAGCATCGGCAAACTGCAGGCCAGCAAGTTGATTCGGTTTGTACGCTTTAACCAAATCTTTATCCAAAAAGTTCCAATCAATTCGTCCATCTTCCAAATTGGTTTTGGATTGCAATATATTTAGATAATTTCTTAATTCATCATAACTCATACCCGCTCGATTGGAAAAAATTGTTAGCAGTTTGTGGTTTTCTTCAGGCTGAATACGCTGTATATCTTTAGCTAACCAAGATATACGCTCTAATAGATGGCTGCAAGTATAATAATACATTCTGTATCTTTCCGAAAAATTCTCAGGCTCGATAATACTGGGCTTATGGATTGCCACAGAAACACTTTGGAATGGCAAGGTCAAAATATTTTCACACAGCAACTTTTTTTCAAGATGATGCAGTTTGTTCCAATGCAAGTGTTTGTCTTCCGCCCAATGCAATTTTTGTTTTATATCCGCCAGGGCTGTTTCCAAAACAATTAGTCCTTTTTTCCTAATTACTAATCCAGAAATAATGAACCATTCTGAACTGCCTTTGCCGAATTTGAAGCCCTCATCACCAGACTCATCAATAAAACAAACATAACCAGCCTCAAATTTATTGAGCAAATTAATATTAGATAAAGATATTTTCTGAACCATAATTATTGGCGTATTGCAGTTCTAATTCAGCGACTCGTCCTCGCGGATATACCAGGCGTTGTTTTCTTTGACCAGGATCAACTGCTCCTCGCGGTCCAGCATTTTTTCCTCGGCCATTTCTGGCCAGAGCACGCGGACTTTGACCGCGGCTTTGTCCGCGGCCAGCAGCTTGAGCGCGCCCAGCTTAAAATGCTGCGGAAAAACCGGAAAGGCCTCGAAATGCTTTTGGTATTCGTCTTTGGACACCAGCTCTCTATCCGCGCGCGACAGATAGGCGTACATGCGCTCCGGCGCCTGATCCTGCCAGGCCTGCAAATAACCGCCCGCCGCCTGCCGCACCGCCAGGTCTTCCGCCAGCGAAGCGCGCAAAACGCCGCCGCTGGAATGGGCAAACGAAAACAGCACTCCCAAAAATCCACCAGCTAAACCGAGGATCAAAAGGATAATCAAGATCTTGAACTTCTTCGCCATTATTTTTTAGTCTTTTTTAATAATTGTGCGTATTGCTCCGCGCGATATTTGAGAAACGGCGTCAAACAGTACCGGATCAGCAATGCGACAATGATGAGAAAAATGAGCAAACGCATAGCTGTATTCTACCGCTTCTCTCGCTGCCGCACAACTTCATACAGCAAGAGCGCGGCGGCCACCGAAGCGTTGAGCGAAGTGATCTGGCCTTTCAACGGTATGCTTACTATATAATCGCAAAGCTCACGGGTCAGACGCGGCAAACCATTGCCCTCACCGCCGATGACCAGCGCGATGCCGTCCGTGTAATCACCCGCGCGGTAATCTTTAGAGCCGTCCGCTTCCAAGCCGGCTATCCAAACACCTTCTTTTTTCAAGCGTTTAATAACTTCGTTGATATTGGCAGCCTGCGCTACGGGCACCAGATCAGCCGCGCCGGTGGAAGTGCGCTTGACCGTGTCGTTGACCTGCACTGAGCGGCGTTTGGGAATGAGCACGCCGTGCGCGCCGGCGGCTTCGGCTGTGCGCAGTATCGCGCCAAAATTACGCGGATCTTCCAGTCCGTCCAGCAACAATAAAAACGGTGGCTCATTTTTTTGCGCGGCAATGTCCAGCAGATCCTGCCATTCGTAATACCGCACAGTTACATCTCTCCAGCGGTCTGCGCGATGATCGCAAAACCTTTTTCTAATTCCGGTATGGTCGCCGTGACCGGATAGGCCAGCCGGATTATCTCGCTTTCCGCGCCGGCGCTGATCAGCAGCAAGCTGTTGG contains:
- a CDS encoding glycosyltransferase family 4 protein, which translates into the protein MKVLYDHQIFMLQRFGGISRYFYELMRHSAQLFDYLVSGAFALSHNEYIDALQLPREFPLNMQLTDAQKLILNYADALIKTKECDVIHPTYYDPYILRNKNKPLVITVHDMIHELFPEYFTEDKTTVPQKKQMIHAADHIIAISQNTKSDILKLYPEISENKISVVYHGAPTNTIDNKEKPCGNYILFTGQRWIYKNFYNFISAVAPLLIKYDLRLICTGTAFNQNEQELLKNLDIHDRTTCLFADDKTLTELYSAATAFVFPSIYEGFGLPILEAFSAGGGGGAQS
- a CDS encoding DUF3800 domain-containing protein; this encodes MVQKISLSNINLLNKFEAGYVCFIDESGDEGFKFGKGSSEWFIISGLVIRKKGLIVLETALADIKQKLHWAEDKHLHWNKLHHLEKKLLCENILTLPFQSVSVAIHKPSIIEPENFSERYRMYYYTCSHLLERISWLAKDIQRIQPEENHKLLTIFSNRAGMSYDELRNYLNILQSKTNLEDGRIDWNFLDKDLVKAYKPNQLAGLQFADAVAGATYNALETINQKEQKKDYLLNIKPKLYSHKKTYWGYGLKILPKEKLTQIEITTEKNYVWLKENFKK
- the rlmB gene encoding 23S rRNA (guanosine(2251)-2'-O)-methyltransferase RlmB, whose translation is MRYYEWQDLLDIAAQKNEPPFLLLLDGLEDPRNFGAILRTAEAAGAHGVLIPKRRSVQVNDTVKRTSTGAADLVPVAQAANINEVIKRLKKEGVWIAGLEADGSKDYRAGDYTDGIALVIGGEGNGLPRLTRELCDYIVSIPLKGQITSLNASVAAALLLYEVVRQREKR